The Myroides fluvii region CGAAAAATATACTGTAGAGATCCTATATTTATCTTAACTTGTAAATACCCATTGAAGCCGCACAACAGCGCTCCTTAATTCTTTCTAAAATCTTCCAATTTAGTAAATATGAGTTCACTAAAATCTAATGAATATCTCCAAGGTATACCTATCGTTATCAACAAATATACAATAATTCACATTTGTATATTGCTTAATCCTTCCGAATTAGATTCGACTATATAAAATTTAACCTCGATGGCACGGAGGCTTTAGCCAAAGCGATTACGCACTATCATTTGATACGATGAAAGGCTACATTCAAGCATAAAAAAAGGGCTGATCGTTAAATCAGCCCTTTTATGTCTCTATTCTTTATCTTCTAAAACGAGTTTAGACCACAACTGAAAACTCAAATTCTCAACCAATTGAATCATGTCATCCATGGAGCTATTGGCTAATACGATAACCCCTTCTTTTCGCTCCGGGCTAAAGCTGACAAAATTGGAGTAAGCCACGTCTATACCGCGATGAAAATAGAGGGATTCGTTATCTCCGAAGAAGTTTAATCGCCATCCCAAGCTAATCCAATCATCGGGAGTAATCATATACGTTGGCTTCTGCATAAGGGCTAATTCTTTGTGTTTGGGATCAAAATACGCCTGAATATAGGTAGATAAATCCTCTATTGTAGAATACCCTTGCGTGGAAGGCAAGAAGATGTCCATATAGCTTGCTTTGTTGTCTAGTCCTAAATCAACCTTGCCTATCGATTCTACTGGCTTGGTTTTTCTGGATTTAATCAACTGCGTAGACGGCAATTTATAGTGGTCTACGATATGCGTTTTAAACAAATCCGCATAGGGTTTGTTGTATACACGAGCCAAAGCATCTCCTAAGACACTGCTGCCAAAGATAGAGAAACGACCTCTTACCTTTAGGGTATCTAATTCGATATCTTGGGCTAGATAATGGGCAATAGACGGATTTCCTATACTGATTTCTTGTCCTTTTTTCTTCTTTTTATTGGATACTAAATCCTCGCCTACTAAAGTGATTTTTGGAAAGAAAGGCAGCATCGCACTTCCATTAGCCAAAGAGGAAAAAGAAAAGGACAGCGTATCTTTAAACGGCTGTGGATAGTATGCATTGATGTCTTCCCACAGTTTTACTTTGCCTTCTACATCTGCTTGGGCCAAAATCGTGTTGGTGAAGATGGAGGTAAATGTTCCTAAGGCGAATAATCCCCTTTTGTTATCGATATCGCGAATTAACTTGGATTTCTTCTTCAAGCCATAATAATACACTTGATCTCCTTTAATAATAGCCAAGGCAATTTCTCCTTGTTCAGGTAACAGATTGGCATTATCTAAAATGATATCTTCCAGTGATTTTTCTTGTAAACCTTGTCGTAAGTCGTCTTGATTTACATAATCTAAAATGCGAAACCCTATAATATTTGCCTCTTCATCAAAAGCGAAATTGACAATAGCTGTATCTTTTTCAAATTGTGTTTTAAACAAAGGGGTTTGGTCGTCATTCAACCCATAGTATTCGATATTGACAATCGACCCTAAGTTTTGCTTCATCTCATCAAAGAAAGCTTCTACCGTATTGAAGGGCACTCTACTTTGAAGGGACTCTGAAAAACGATGATAGAATTGATCGTAATTGCTGGTATTGTAATCTTCTCTGAAGATTTCCATCACCTGCTCTACTCGATTCTGTGCTTGTAGAGACAGTAAACCACCGAACAAACAAAAAAGCAATAGCAAACGCTTGAACATAATATCTTTTTACTTTATAAAAATTAAAGGTAGTCATTTAGAAATGAATCCTTGATACTTTTAACAAAACGAAAGTGTTTTTCACTAGAATTAGGAAATAGTCTACTGTTTTTTTATGCGATGTAAATGAAAGGCAATCTAGTGCATTGCCCTTCATTTATAGATTACGCAATCCATTGACTTTTTCTATACTGCTCTGGCGTTTGATTGGTTGCCTTTTTGAAAATAGTCACAAAATAAGACGCATGCTCAAAGCCTAATTCATTGGCTATTTCACTAATAGAATGCGTGGTATAACTCAACAATCGCTTCGCCTCTAGAATAATGTGTTGCTTAATCAAATTACCCGAGGTTTGCCCTAAAATAGTACGGCAAATCTTATTGAGGTAATTCGTACTGATATGCAACATATCCGCGTATTCTGACGGCATCTTATGGGTTTTAAAATGCTGTTCAATGAGCATTTGGTACTTCTGTATTTTTTCGTGCAAGGCATTGTGTATTTTGATGGTATGCTGAGGCACGTGTATTCGATCTAATTCTATTAGAAGTATATTCAAATAAGAACGCAATACTTTCTGAGTGGCTTTTTTCTGCATTCTAAACTCTTCCAACATTTGCCACAAGAGGAATTGCATGCCTTTTACCGCCTCTTGAGGGACGTAAAAAGCCGTTTGATTTCCTTCGTTAAAGTAAGAAAACTGATGCAATACATTGGTGTTGTATCGCAACGAAAAGAAGTCGGTCGTAAAACCAATTACGGTTCCTGTGCTTCCTTCTTCTAAGGTAATGGTGTTAATACAATTGGGTTTGATAATCAAGACTTGTCCTGATCTAAATCGGATTCTATCTTGGTCTACAACAAGCGCTCCCTCCCCTTTATCGATACAGAGGATCAAATAAAAAGCGGGGGTATGTGGCGCAGCTAATACAGGATATTTTTGGAGTAAATTCTCAAGAGAATCCATCCAAATATCTTGTTTCGCATTGAATAAACCCAATGTGCAAACGGGTACTCTTGTCGCTTGCATATGGTTGTTTTTTTCTGGTTCAACTTCACTCTTTACATCGAAGTAGAACAAAAGGTCCAATAACTAAGGCTTAAGCTACTAGAGCATTGCTACAACGATGTGGTTCTCTCAAGGGATTAAACCCATTCGGGCGGTTGAAAAACAGAATAAATAAAGGCAGTGACCTCCAAGGTATTTACATCACTTGGGTAGGGTTTATTTTCTAAAAGAATAGGGCGAATCTCATACGCTTCATAAGCCATGGATTGACTGAATAAAGGTTGTATTTCCTTCATTTTTAATTGAGGAAGGTCCATTTTCTTATCCGAATCTTCCGATAATTCGCTTTGAAGATAACAACTTCCATAACACATGGGAATAGCGTCAAAGCGGTTAATACAGATATTTTCAGCAATGTACGCTTGATTAATATAGAATGAGGTTAGGATCCAAAAACTCGAGGTGTTTTGGTATATAAATGAAAGCAATAAAAGTAGTAACAGTTGCTTTTTCATCTTATCGTTCCTCCTTCAACAATTGTTTGATATCCAGTATTAATCGATCAACATCAGTTGCATTTGTTCCATCGTAAACCCCGCGAATATGCTGTTTGCTATCAATTAACAAAAAACCTCCACTATGCGCATACCCTCCAGGGACATTGTTTTCTTGGTAAGCTTGCATGAAATAGCCTTGTGCCAATTGATGGATCACTCCTTCTTCTCCATGTAAAAACTGCCATTTTGGAGCTTGAACACCAATGGATTCACTAAAAGCTTTTAACAGGGGAATGGTGTCGTTTTTTGGATCAATGGTATGGGAAACAAATAGGACATTTTCCTGCGTTTGATAAGCATCGTACACCCTTTTCATTTCGAAATTCATCTTCGGGCAAATGGTCGGGCATTGCAAGAAGATAAAATCCGCTACATACACCTTCCCTGCAAGTGTTTGATTTGAAACAACCAGACTATCCTGATTAATCAATGAAAATGGGGGAATTTGATACGGCTTCTCCTTTCGTTCTCCTGTTGCGGCAACTTCTTCTGTAGGGTTACCCAAATACGGCAATTGCTTCACTTCTTTGGAGCAAGCCCAAAAAAAAGGAACAACAAGAAAAAGGAGTATTTGTTTCATCTAACAAAAGTACTAAAAATAACAAAGCACTGTTCGATAAAAACAGTGCTTTGTTCACGCCATAATAAAGGCTATGTTTATTTCTTGACAATCTTTTCTGTCGTCTTGATTCCATTGGCAAATACAATGGAGAAAATATACGTTCCCTCAGCCAAAGCTTTGCAGTTGATTGTCGTTGTATGTTGCGCTTCGAGTACTTTGCTTCCACTCATATTATACACCACAACTGTTTTAACCTCATTGGGTGAATGAATATAAACTGCATCTGTAGTGGGGTTTGGATATATCTGATAGCTGGCTTGTTCAAATTTATCCGTAGACAATACGCCATTCACCCCTTTAGCAAAAAAGTAGAGCGATAATGGAAAATCGCCTTGTCCCTCTTTAAAACGCGCATCAGGCACGGTGATTTTAAATTCGTGTGTTCCCTTTTCAAGATGGGCAATAGGGAGGATTCGATTGGGAATTACATCTCCAGGACACCAATTGTTCCAACTGGTCCAATCTGCTTCACTTTTAGGTCGCGAACCGTAAATTCCATTGCCCTGGGTATTGTACTGGCGATAAGGTTCACAAGACTTCCCTCCTGGCTTATAGGTTTCGATCAATGTGCCATCCAAATAGACTTGATGCGTACGGCGAATATATTCCTCTCCTCCACTGTTTGCTCCGTGGTTTGAAGTAATCAAATGAAAAAACGACTCATTAAGCGCTTCTTCTAATTCAAATTGATAGATTTTTGTTGTAGTACCTGCTTCATCTGTTGCATTGTAATTGTTAAACGAATCTCTGCTAGCCAAAGGCAATAAGAAAAAGGTATCTAAAGGATTTCCTGTCTCTTGTGATTTCAATTTCAACGTCCCTTCAAACACGTCTGATCGTCCCGCACATCCTTGCACTTCATTATTGGCCGCATAAGGCACGCCAAACACATTAAATTCAATCCAAAAGTCATACGCCGCAAAAGATCGATCCTTGAACATAGGAACCAAATGCGTCAAATCAAAGACATAAGGGACTTCTTTCGGTTGTTTATTTTTATTCATAAAAGGCGTAATAAAACGCCCAATCTCAATCGACTTCTTATTTTGCTCCGTTAGAGGTTCTCCTTGAGGAACCAACGAGAGAAAAACACCGCCAATACGGTCGTAATTATCACAAAGCGCACCTATCGTAACCTCTACTTCTAAGGTGGACAAAATTGCCTGACGCTCTTCTGCGCTCATTTTTTTTGCATATAGTGCATTATTTAGCCGCACAATACCTGGAGGTGTGGCTTCTTCAGACGTTGCGGCATACCCATCGTAAAAAACAATTTTGTCGAAAATTGTCGTTGTACGGGTATTCTCTTGTGCAAAGCTTAATGAACTAAACAAACAAGTTGTCATCAAGCTCAACAAGGGTAGTTTTCTCTTCATTGATTTATAAATTAACAGATTGGTTTGCGGTTTATGCTGTTGTCATTTCTCTCCAAATTCTCCTTGTCAAACCCGGAGTAACTAACCTCTTTCTTCCCTTTTGATTTCTTGTTCCTTTACAACAAGTATAGCTGCTGCAAAAACACTAAAAAACGATTAACTGAAAAGAAAAAGAAACAACAATAATTTAACTTAAAATTATACTAAAATAAAAGAATAAACAAGTGCCTCTTTCTTTTTATTTCATTTATAATTTTCCTGCCTTTTGCGTACAAAAAAGCCCACAAAAAGAGTTTTTTTGTGGGCTTCAATCCTTACTTCTATTTTTTAATCTAACGCATATTTCATCCAAACATTGGGTTCAATATAACGTCCTATATTTTTTTCGATATCGATCTCAATGGGATTTAATGCAAAATCGATGACGTAATTTCCAGAACTTTGAAACGAGCGATTGGTCCATTGCTCCCATTCCTGTACACTACCTTCTACGAACATGGCTTTGGAGCATACCTTAACAAGAGTAGCTCCATTTTTACAATGGGTGCGAATCCAAGGATCAAAAGGCCATCCGTCTTCGTTTTTCCACATAATATAATCCTCCATTTGCTGCAGGGGATATTGATACTTTCGATTTGGTCGAATAGGCAAGATAAACGAATCTACTTGTTGCTCTTTGGCAATGGCCTTCATAAAACGCACTAGCGTATTGCTTATGCCTTTTCCTTGATAGGCTGGATTCACTCCGATTTGCAAGGCACATAACACATTAGGCGTTTTTCCTGCTTGTCTATCCAAAAATGCGCGTTCCAAGGCCCAATCCCATCCTTCTGCGGGCAGATTATCCAATTCCGCAGCTGTTAAACTGAGCGGCACACAATTTCCATTTCCGACTACTTCTTGTCCGTCAACTAAGAAAAACTGGTACAGTGGAAATTCGACGTAAAGGTCTTCCCAGTATTTAACATTTACTTTATCTTGTAAAATAAACGTGGGCCATTCACTATAAGCATTTACTTTTTCCAATAATACATCATATTGAGGTAAATAGGTTTTCGATGTTCTTATGAAAGAAAAGTGGCTTGTATCGCTGTCCATGATTTTAAAAATTGCCTAGGATGAATCTATTTTTATTAAACAGGCCAAAGATACTCTTTCTTCCCAAATCACCTGCGCTTTTCCTATTTTCTACCTTTTGTTAACCAAACGATAAACTTCTTCTCTTTTCTATTTTAAAATAAATCACTAATTTAGAAGAACTTAAACAGGTTGGGTGTTTTATTTAGCGAGGAAAAAACAACTACTTAAAAAAAATCAACCCAATAGTATGCGTGCATATTATTTTTTTCTTATATTTGAGTTTAACCAACTTGAAATGAAGGACAAAACAATAGACTATACTTTACGAGCAACTTGGCAAGCCGTAGCGAGGATGTATAACGAAGAAGCTGCTAAATACGACGCGACGATGTCTTTGGCTTTTGCTCTGTTGAGTATTGACAAAAAAGGTACACCTTCTACTCTATTAGGACCCAATATGGGCATGGAAGCAACGAGTTTAACTCGTACACTAAAAAAAATGGAGGAAAAAGGATTAATCACTAGAGAGAAAAACCCGAATGACGGTCGAGGGGTTATCATAAAGCTCACTCCTTTAGGACTTGAAAAGAGAGAACTTTCCAAAGATAAAGTAAAACGATTCAACGAAGCGATACGCAAGCATTTGACAGAAGAGCAAATTGCCAATTTTATCGCTGTTACAGAAACGATAAATCAAT contains the following coding sequences:
- a CDS encoding SCO family protein, translated to MKQILLFLVVPFFWACSKEVKQLPYLGNPTEEVAATGERKEKPYQIPPFSLINQDSLVVSNQTLAGKVYVADFIFLQCPTICPKMNFEMKRVYDAYQTQENVLFVSHTIDPKNDTIPLLKAFSESIGVQAPKWQFLHGEEGVIHQLAQGYFMQAYQENNVPGGYAHSGGFLLIDSKQHIRGVYDGTNATDVDRLILDIKQLLKEER
- a CDS encoding MarR family winged helix-turn-helix transcriptional regulator — its product is MKDKTIDYTLRATWQAVARMYNEEAAKYDATMSLAFALLSIDKKGTPSTLLGPNMGMEATSLTRTLKKMEEKGLITREKNPNDGRGVIIKLTPLGLEKRELSKDKVKRFNEAIRKHLTEEQIANFIAVTETINQLIADKAIFDSKK
- a CDS encoding GNAT family N-acetyltransferase; translated protein: MDSDTSHFSFIRTSKTYLPQYDVLLEKVNAYSEWPTFILQDKVNVKYWEDLYVEFPLYQFFLVDGQEVVGNGNCVPLSLTAAELDNLPAEGWDWALERAFLDRQAGKTPNVLCALQIGVNPAYQGKGISNTLVRFMKAIAKEQQVDSFILPIRPNRKYQYPLQQMEDYIMWKNEDGWPFDPWIRTHCKNGATLVKVCSKAMFVEGSVQEWEQWTNRSFQSSGNYVIDFALNPIEIDIEKNIGRYIEPNVWMKYALD
- a CDS encoding class A beta-lactamase-related serine hydrolase; this encodes MFKRLLLLFCLFGGLLSLQAQNRVEQVMEIFREDYNTSNYDQFYHRFSESLQSRVPFNTVEAFFDEMKQNLGSIVNIEYYGLNDDQTPLFKTQFEKDTAIVNFAFDEEANIIGFRILDYVNQDDLRQGLQEKSLEDIILDNANLLPEQGEIALAIIKGDQVYYYGLKKKSKLIRDIDNKRGLFALGTFTSIFTNTILAQADVEGKVKLWEDINAYYPQPFKDTLSFSFSSLANGSAMLPFFPKITLVGEDLVSNKKKKKGQEISIGNPSIAHYLAQDIELDTLKVRGRFSIFGSSVLGDALARVYNKPYADLFKTHIVDHYKLPSTQLIKSRKTKPVESIGKVDLGLDNKASYMDIFLPSTQGYSTIEDLSTYIQAYFDPKHKELALMQKPTYMITPDDWISLGWRLNFFGDNESLYFHRGIDVAYSNFVSFSPERKEGVIVLANSSMDDMIQLVENLSFQLWSKLVLEDKE
- a CDS encoding AraC family transcriptional regulator, which codes for MQATRVPVCTLGLFNAKQDIWMDSLENLLQKYPVLAAPHTPAFYLILCIDKGEGALVVDQDRIRFRSGQVLIIKPNCINTITLEEGSTGTVIGFTTDFFSLRYNTNVLHQFSYFNEGNQTAFYVPQEAVKGMQFLLWQMLEEFRMQKKATQKVLRSYLNILLIELDRIHVPQHTIKIHNALHEKIQKYQMLIEQHFKTHKMPSEYADMLHISTNYLNKICRTILGQTSGNLIKQHIILEAKRLLSYTTHSISEIANELGFEHASYFVTIFKKATNQTPEQYRKSQWIA
- a CDS encoding peptide-N-glycosidase F-related protein; protein product: MKRKLPLLSLMTTCLFSSLSFAQENTRTTTIFDKIVFYDGYAATSEEATPPGIVRLNNALYAKKMSAEERQAILSTLEVEVTIGALCDNYDRIGGVFLSLVPQGEPLTEQNKKSIEIGRFITPFMNKNKQPKEVPYVFDLTHLVPMFKDRSFAAYDFWIEFNVFGVPYAANNEVQGCAGRSDVFEGTLKLKSQETGNPLDTFFLLPLASRDSFNNYNATDEAGTTTKIYQFELEEALNESFFHLITSNHGANSGGEEYIRRTHQVYLDGTLIETYKPGGKSCEPYRQYNTQGNGIYGSRPKSEADWTSWNNWCPGDVIPNRILPIAHLEKGTHEFKITVPDARFKEGQGDFPLSLYFFAKGVNGVLSTDKFEQASYQIYPNPTTDAVYIHSPNEVKTVVVYNMSGSKVLEAQHTTTINCKALAEGTYIFSIVFANGIKTTEKIVKK